The proteins below come from a single Parachlamydiales bacterium genomic window:
- a CDS encoding leucine-rich repeat domain-containing protein has protein sequence MSGISGISKQVDVSLPVHSSLVSTPYTRSFNSEQLNTIKSIFQNVNLECKASKKLELIKLLTHNSQYAKYILKTEPQTSGNQVSSLINDLLLPEILYPIVDRLTEESEKDIFGNIVKLNDDQERQLLCLEEYKDLDQADKKLIKKLGLPTLEGEEAVAILKCLLAKTPRKQIVNAVVVAAINRYKIPLTRLGFDKLEGLNATFGEFSTDLKYFSFVSVRRISTESIKDILRSFPNLESLTLMNCNITSSNGLEGLGQLQKLQEVILNNNSLGEFPHEICTLPNLRVLDLYNNNIESIPSEIRNLRHLESLNLSLNKLTELPAELCHLTTLKTLELASNKLTSLPASFEGLSHLTKLILTTNKFQRIPTEVYGLKNLKCLNLRNNEISNTYYNRAVHVISNVFAFFKLESSLKNEIENLPELEELDLSKNKLTYVPTGIGGLTNLRKLVLENNLLKDVPSEVGKLNKLESLSLLGNKELSLLPPEMGNLASLSELILSQTSLNNFPVEIFKLSNLEILWMEWCGLKELPSEIGKLQALKKLNIGNNQLTSLPKELGELRNLTRLRLMSNKLERLPDEFRQLSKLEKVFLQYNQLKSLPAGLELLDKVKILNLFGNAFEELPKELTALTGLEKLEMSKNKIKTIPIEIGKLSNLRELYLKYNQIDKLPNEIGLLNQLVIFSLYENNLSSLPTEVGDLTKLVSFDLGNNNFELFPEGLCSLKSLKSLYLSNCELKSIPENIRELQTLERLDLSVNLLESLPEGLGLIPSLMTLNVIGNQIEYISEAILRNVKDLNWIYNYRISPSAPYKALKISVNEKNINEKFEEIFLFIGKNITSEHTDLNVIYEDSVGSDMGGLSRNLLTKIFSLFIAKYLEQGWPMSTHPESKKELFTSVGILLAFICRMDGKFPIGQVFNSEFFHKIVRAPQEIVEKTYEDLLPRELGFLLGEDYKKDQKIASFINFAEANSVEEALIEILPLEEKYAILGCDIPGLDPEGKITKNNLQMLQKFFTEELRNDYKFRAMPMYSLLCGFSKLHPVWANRFIIEPMQERVQGKFSNKEVAQNLALAGWGEVANDADRAMANDYLGWVIEWVMEVSDAKVKALLVYATGSEALSYNENGELKKIVIVLKPFEESSGAHTCSNQLELPKMLNKNEVYNELEVMIKIGGFSMS, from the coding sequence ATGAGTGGGATAAGTGGGATTTCTAAACAAGTAGACGTATCACTTCCTGTACACTCATCACTCGTATCCACACCTTACACTAGGTCATTTAACTCAGAACAACTAAATACAATAAAAAGCATCTTTCAAAATGTTAATTTGGAATGCAAGGCTTCCAAAAAACTCGAATTGATTAAATTATTAACCCATAATAGCCAATACGCAAAATATATTCTCAAAACTGAACCGCAAACAAGTGGTAACCAAGTTAGCTCTTTGATCAATGATCTGCTACTTCCGGAGATATTATATCCCATCGTGGACCGTCTTACTGAAGAAAGTGAAAAGGATATTTTTGGAAATATTGTGAAATTAAACGATGACCAAGAGAGGCAGCTTCTTTGCCTGGAAGAATATAAAGATCTTGACCAAGCAGACAAAAAACTGATTAAAAAATTAGGCCTCCCCACTTTAGAGGGTGAGGAAGCTGTTGCGATTCTTAAATGTTTATTAGCCAAAACACCCAGGAAACAAATTGTTAATGCTGTCGTTGTAGCAGCAATTAACCGCTATAAAATTCCATTAACGCGACTAGGGTTTGATAAATTAGAAGGTTTGAACGCTACTTTCGGGGAATTTTCTACAGATCTTAAATATTTTTCTTTCGTTTCGGTAAGACGTATAAGTACAGAAAGTATCAAAGACATTCTTAGAAGCTTTCCGAATCTGGAAAGTTTGACTCTTATGAATTGCAACATCACCTCTTCCAATGGTTTGGAGGGTTTGGGTCAGCTTCAGAAGCTACAGGAAGTGATATTAAACAATAATTCTTTAGGGGAATTTCCTCATGAGATATGTACTCTTCCAAACCTAAGAGTATTGGATTTATATAATAACAATATTGAAAGTATTCCTTCTGAAATTCGCAATTTACGCCATTTGGAAAGTCTCAATTTATCATTAAATAAGTTAACTGAACTTCCTGCAGAGCTGTGCCATTTAACAACGCTAAAGACCTTGGAATTGGCATCGAATAAGCTGACCTCGCTACCTGCTAGCTTTGAGGGGTTGTCCCATTTAACAAAGCTTATTTTAACGACCAATAAGTTCCAGCGTATTCCAACGGAAGTCTACGGCCTAAAAAATTTAAAGTGTTTGAATCTTCGCAATAATGAAATCTCAAATACTTACTACAATAGAGCTGTGCATGTAATAAGTAACGTGTTCGCTTTTTTTAAGTTGGAATCCTCGTTGAAAAATGAGATTGAAAACCTTCCAGAATTGGAAGAGTTAGATCTTTCAAAAAACAAACTGACTTATGTTCCTACAGGTATTGGAGGATTAACAAATCTAAGAAAACTCGTTCTTGAAAATAATTTATTGAAGGATGTTCCCAGTGAGGTGGGTAAACTAAATAAACTTGAAAGTCTTTCGCTTTTAGGAAATAAAGAGCTTTCTCTGCTCCCTCCTGAGATGGGGAACTTAGCTTCCTTAAGTGAACTGATTCTTTCACAAACAAGCCTAAACAACTTTCCTGTTGAAATTTTCAAGCTTTCCAACTTGGAAATCCTATGGATGGAATGGTGTGGGCTAAAGGAATTGCCGTCTGAAATAGGAAAACTTCAAGCCCTCAAAAAGCTAAATATTGGAAATAATCAGCTTACATCGCTCCCTAAAGAATTAGGAGAATTAAGGAATCTGACAAGACTTAGGTTGATGAGCAACAAGCTGGAAAGACTTCCGGATGAGTTCCGTCAACTTTCCAAATTAGAAAAAGTATTTCTTCAATACAATCAGTTAAAATCCTTACCGGCAGGTTTAGAGCTGTTAGACAAGGTTAAAATCCTGAATTTATTTGGAAACGCCTTTGAGGAGCTGCCTAAAGAGCTCACGGCTCTTACCGGTTTGGAAAAATTGGAGATGAGCAAAAATAAGATAAAGACAATTCCAATTGAAATAGGAAAGCTGAGCAATCTTCGGGAACTTTATTTGAAATACAATCAAATAGACAAGCTTCCCAATGAAATAGGCTTATTAAATCAATTAGTTATCTTTTCATTGTATGAAAATAATCTTTCATCCTTACCTACTGAGGTGGGCGATTTAACTAAACTTGTAAGTTTTGATTTAGGAAATAATAACTTTGAATTATTTCCTGAAGGATTGTGTAGTCTAAAATCCTTAAAAAGTCTTTATCTAAGTAATTGCGAGCTCAAATCTATCCCTGAAAATATTAGAGAACTACAAACTTTGGAGAGATTGGACTTAAGTGTGAATCTACTAGAATCTTTGCCTGAGGGTCTTGGGTTAATACCCTCTTTAATGACCCTCAACGTCATTGGAAATCAGATAGAGTATATATCTGAAGCAATACTGCGAAACGTGAAGGATTTGAATTGGATATACAATTATAGAATCAGCCCCTCAGCACCTTATAAGGCTCTGAAAATAAGTGTTAACGAGAAAAATATAAACGAAAAGTTTGAGGAAATATTCCTTTTCATCGGTAAAAATATCACATCTGAACACACTGATTTAAATGTTATTTATGAAGATAGTGTCGGGTCTGATATGGGGGGATTGTCTAGAAATTTACTAACTAAAATATTTTCCTTATTTATTGCAAAGTACTTGGAACAGGGCTGGCCTATGTCAACCCACCCTGAGTCAAAGAAAGAGCTATTCACATCTGTGGGCATACTATTGGCCTTTATTTGCAGGATGGATGGAAAATTCCCCATTGGACAAGTTTTCAACAGTGAATTCTTTCACAAGATAGTCAGGGCGCCTCAGGAAATAGTAGAAAAAACTTATGAAGATCTATTACCTAGAGAATTGGGTTTTCTATTAGGTGAGGATTACAAAAAGGATCAGAAAATAGCTTCTTTTATAAACTTTGCTGAAGCGAATTCTGTGGAAGAAGCTCTGATTGAAATTCTCCCATTGGAAGAAAAGTATGCTATTCTTGGGTGTGACATTCCGGGACTGGATCCAGAGGGAAAGATAACTAAAAATAATTTGCAAATGCTTCAGAAGTTTTTCACAGAAGAACTTAGAAACGATTATAAATTCAGGGCTATGCCGATGTATTCTTTGCTCTGCGGGTTCTCTAAATTGCATCCTGTGTGGGCAAATCGCTTTATCATTGAACCTATGCAGGAACGTGTCCAAGGGAAGTTTTCCAACAAGGAAGTCGCTCAAAACTTAGCCCTTGCCGGCTGGGGTGAAGTGGCTAATGACGCCGACAGAGCAATGGCAAATGACTATTTAGGTTGGGTAATAGAATGGGTTATGGAAGTTTCGGACGCTAAAGTTAAGGCGTTATTAGTGTATGCCACAGGATCTGAGGCTTTAA
- a CDS encoding HipA domain-containing protein gives MNRCPITYELCGDQKYSPSGLKLLSRSLKHLNDLPYTPLELVQMAAQLTSKLSIQGVQPKLSVILNIKNEEFEIVEYGGKYIIKPPHQIYADLPQNEDLTMRLAKSVGIDVPLHGMVYNIDGSLSYFIKRFDRSNNKKIAIEDFSQLLGYDRETKYEASMEKVASVIEKHCTFPLIEKLKLFRLVIFSFLVGNEDMHLKNFSLIRKNNLVELSPGYDLINTTIAMKTVEELALPLKGKKSNFTKEIFFVYFGIDRLKLPEKVLEDEFLKYKSSQNKWYEIIKSSFLPDAMQKKYINLIVSRWQRLEV, from the coding sequence ATGAATCGATGCCCTATCACCTATGAATTATGTGGAGATCAAAAATATTCACCCAGCGGCTTGAAACTATTATCTAGATCTTTGAAGCATTTAAATGATCTCCCTTATACACCGCTTGAGCTTGTTCAAATGGCGGCTCAATTAACTTCAAAGCTATCAATCCAAGGCGTACAACCTAAACTTAGCGTCATTCTTAATATTAAAAATGAAGAATTTGAAATTGTAGAATATGGTGGAAAATACATCATTAAACCGCCACATCAAATATACGCTGATCTACCTCAAAATGAAGACCTTACCATGCGGTTAGCCAAATCGGTAGGTATAGACGTTCCTCTTCATGGTATGGTTTACAATATTGATGGCTCATTAAGTTATTTTATTAAAAGATTTGATAGATCTAACAACAAAAAAATCGCAATTGAAGACTTCTCTCAACTTCTTGGGTATGATAGAGAAACCAAGTACGAAGCGAGCATGGAAAAAGTAGCTTCAGTTATAGAAAAGCATTGCACATTTCCACTCATAGAAAAATTAAAGCTATTTAGACTTGTGATTTTTAGTTTTCTGGTCGGTAACGAAGATATGCATTTGAAAAATTTTTCTTTGATAAGAAAAAATAACTTGGTCGAATTAAGCCCTGGTTACGATCTCATAAACACTACGATTGCTATGAAGACTGTAGAGGAATTAGCCTTACCACTTAAAGGTAAAAAAAGTAATTTTACGAAGGAGATTTTTTTTGTATATTTTGGAATTGATAGGTTAAAACTACCCGAAAAAGTATTGGAAGATGAATTTTTAAAGTATAAATCATCTCAAAATAAATGGTATGAAATAATCAAAAGTAGTTTTTTACCGGACGCTATGCAAAAAAAATATATAAATTTAATTGTTAGCCGATGGCAAAGGCTCGAGGTCTGA